In Cryptococcus decagattii chromosome 1, complete sequence, the sequence CAGACACATAATAACCCTCGGACCTCACATTCGCGGCCGTCAAATGTCGCAAAATTGGACTGAACGAACGAAAGAGCGAGGTTCATCACTTGTTGTGGAGAATTCTATTACTTCTTCCGGTCAGGCACACTTATCTTCCACGTCATTGTATTCACCAATTATCAATCATCATTATTCGACTCATCCTTTtacatcttcctctcatACACACATTTCCATGGGATATGACATCTAAAATGGCTGACTCAACCGCATCCGCATCAAATTCTGGGGCCGAATCTATCGCTATTGCCGCTCGGCGAGCTTTTGAGGCTTCTCAGCTCGTGGATCCTTCTGAGCGAGATGTCGCTTTAAAGGCCATCAGAGAAACTCTCCAAGCAGCCAAGGATGAAATCCTTGCTGCCAACAAGAAAGACATGGAGGTCAGTGTTCTTCTAAAGCTCCATCATCTCAGTCCTGACATCAGGAGTAGGCTGCTGAGGCCCTTGCTGCCACTGGCCAgctttcatcttctcttgtTTCCCGTCTTGACCTGGGACGCGCTGGGAAATTCGAAGCTATGCTTCAAGGTATCACCGATGTAGctgctcttcctgctccCACTGGTATCGTCACCTTTGCCAAGGAGATTGGCCCCGAATTGGAGCTTTATCGAGTGACTTGTCCCGTCGGCGTGTTGCTTGTCATCTTCGAGGCTAGACCCGAGGTGGTAGTGAACATTGCTGCTTTGGCCATCAAGAGTGGTAAATAATAATAGTCTGTAGACTTAAAATATTGAAGTACTAATAATTGGTGACAGGTAACGCTGCTATCTTGAAGGGCGGTAAAGAATCTATTAACACCGCtaccctcctctcctccctcatCTCTCAAGCTCTCGCCACGACATCCATTCCGTCGGCCTTCGTCCAATCCGTGTCAACTCGATCTGAGATTTCGTCTTTGCTCGCTCAGGACAAATATATTGACCTTGTCATGCCCCGAGGTGGTAATGAGCTCGTCAAGAGTATACAAAACAACACTAGAATCCCTGTTATGGGGCATGCCGATGGTATCTGTGCAGTgtaccttgatgagagcGCAATACTAGAGAAGGCCGTCAGGATTGCCGTGGAATCTAAGGTATGTCAGTTTTACTATCAAAAATACATCAGTTCATGTAAAACCTACACAGATCGACTACATGGCGGCCTGCAACGCCGTTGAAACTCTTTTGAtccactcttctctcctcacTACTGTCTGGCCCGCCGTCGCATCTGCTCTCATGTCCAACTCCGTCTGTCTTCGATGTGACCCTGCGACCCTTACTGCTTTGCGGGACGCCAATATCCCCGAAGCCAACAAGTTTGTTACGGCCTCCTTCCCCGC encodes:
- a CDS encoding glutamate-5-semialdehyde dehydrogenase, with the protein product MADSTASASNSGAESIAIAARRAFEASQLVDPSERDVALKAIRETLQAAKDEILAANKKDMEAAEALAATGQLSSSLVSRLDLGRAGKFEAMLQGITDVAALPAPTGIVTFAKEIGPELELYRVTCPVGVLLVIFEARPEVVVNIAALAIKSGNAAILKGGKESINTATLLSSLISQALATTSIPSAFVQSVSTRSEISSLLAQDKYIDLVMPRGGNELVKSIQNNTRIPVMGHADGICAVYLDESAILEKAVRIAVESKIDYMAACNAVETLLIHSSLLTTVWPAVASALMSNSVCLRCDPATLTALRDANIPEANKFVTASFPADYSTEFLGPTIAVKTVDSVQEAIQHINSHSSHHTDSIVTEDESSMSAWCRGLDSANCFVNASTRFADGTRYGLGTEVGISTGKTHARGPVGLDGLVIYKYIMRSKKQDGSVIADHEKGGKGYTHKDLVKGKPPF